TTGCTGCTCGACCAGACCCAGCCCGACCTGCGACTGCCGGTGGTCCGGGTGATCGTGCCCGGGCTGCGCCACTTCTGGCCGCGGTTCGCGCCGGGCCGGCTGTACGACGTGCCGGTGGAGCTCGGCCGACTGGCCGCGCCGACGCCGTACGACGACCTCAACCCCGTCCCCCTGTTCGTCTGACGCCTTGGTTCGTTCAACCCGTCCCCGACTCCCAGGACTTGCTGTGTCCCCTCTCACTCAGCCCACCGATCCGCTGCTCCTCGCCGGCAGCGACGGACTCTGGTCGCTCCGCGAGGACGCCTACGTCCAGGACGAGGGGTCCGCGCTGGAGGTCCAGTCGCGCTGGGGCGGGGTGCGCGTCAACCACCCCTCGCCGATGCTGCGGGAGGTGCTGCGCCGCATGGAGCTGGGCCCCGGGCGGCTCGAGAACATCCGGGGCACCTCGGATCTGGTGCAACGGGTGCGGTTGATGGTGGAGTTGCAGCAGCTCGGCGGGCTTGTGGTGCGCTCGGTGTCCGCCGCCGACGGCCGCAGCCCGCTGATGTCGGTGGTGCCCACGGCCGCCGACGCCTGGCTGCGCCCTGCGCCGACGCCGGAGGACCGGCGGCTGCGGCTGTCCCGGTTCGCCGCGCTGCGCTCCACCGGCGACGGGGCGGTGCTCGAGTCGCCGCTGTCGCCGTTCCGGGTGGTCCTCCCGCGCCCGAAGGCGGGCTGGCTCATCGCCTCGCTCGCCACGCCGACGACGGCGCGTGAAGCGGCCGAGCGGCTGCCGGTCGACCCGGGGACGGTGCGTACGCTGCTGTCGTACTTGCTCGCCACCGGGATGGTGCAGGCGGCCGACGAAGCCCGCGGCGCGGACGGCGCGGTCTTCGCCGAGGACGCCGACCCGGTGCTGCGTACCTGGTCCCACCACGACCTGATGTTCCACTGGCGCAGCCGGCCGGGCTTCACCGACGGCGTCTTCGGCGCCGAGTACGCCCTGCGCGGCGTCCAGAACCCGCCGCCGCGGATCCGCCCCCTGCCGGACGGCACCCGCGTCGCGCTGCCCCGGCCGGGCGACGGCGGTCCGGGCGACGAGGGTCCGGGGCTGTCCGTGACCGAGGCGATCGAGCAGCGCGTCTCCGCGCGCAGCCACGGCCGGAGCCCGCTCACCCTGGACCAGCTCGGGGAGGTGCTCCATCGGGCGCTGCGGGTGCGCGGCGGCGACGCCGATCGGCCCTACCCCAGCGGCGGCGCCTGCTACGAGCTGGAGTTCTATGTGAGCGTGGCCCGCTGCCAGGGACTGGAGCCGGGGATCTACTACTACGCACCCGCCGAGCACTGCCTGGTGCGACTGCCCGCGGACGAGGCCGCGCTGCGCGGCATGCTCGCGGACGCCAAGGCGGGCGCGGGCATGTCCGAGACGCCCGACGTGCTGTTGACCATGACCGCCCGTTTCGCCCGGGTGTCGTGGAAGTACAGCGGGATCGCCTACGCGCTGACGCTCAAGCACGTCGGCGTGGTGCAGCAGACGCTGTATCTGCTGACGACCGCCCTGCGGATCGCCGGGTGCGCCATCGGCACCGGCGACACCGA
The Streptomyces misionensis genome window above contains:
- a CDS encoding SagB/ThcOx family dehydrogenase, coding for MSPLTQPTDPLLLAGSDGLWSLREDAYVQDEGSALEVQSRWGGVRVNHPSPMLREVLRRMELGPGRLENIRGTSDLVQRVRLMVELQQLGGLVVRSVSAADGRSPLMSVVPTAADAWLRPAPTPEDRRLRLSRFAALRSTGDGAVLESPLSPFRVVLPRPKAGWLIASLATPTTAREAAERLPVDPGTVRTLLSYLLATGMVQAADEARGADGAVFAEDADPVLRTWSHHDLMFHWRSRPGFTDGVFGAEYALRGVQNPPPRIRPLPDGTRVALPRPGDGGPGDEGPGLSVTEAIEQRVSARSHGRSPLTLDQLGEVLHRALRVRGGDADRPYPSGGACYELEFYVSVARCQGLEPGIYYYAPAEHCLVRLPADEAALRGMLADAKAGAGMSETPDVLLTMTARFARVSWKYSGIAYALTLKHVGVVQQTLYLLTTALRIAGCAIGTGDTERSARAFGLDWREESAVGEFILGSLPDQERREIVNRT